In the Cololabis saira isolate AMF1-May2022 chromosome 7, fColSai1.1, whole genome shotgun sequence genome, one interval contains:
- the tnip1 gene encoding TNFAIP3-interacting protein 1 isoform X6 — translation MEGKGPYRIYDPGGSEVKGRDEAVGGSSYRQLLEENSMLRERMKGLKSLGDLLEESQSEASRLRQRVEELVRDNEALKSSSFAASLCAGGPVPTETQSKPHRLDGKLCLHTTAEKEEQSSCLGKTLQPEKPTEALSEFERVKTERKNSDALIAGSVAGAVPLIPQENNELASQLKRLESSFSIFAEESNPNQLLAHLGRMAVEFHHLSTKVQKNEQRTSLLQTLCEQLRQENNELRKKMEEDHHIRNRDLEQLRQENHKLKELVTGGPTVASTVPPSDTETPEAKDEPVKEESATVRLKMEATTPQKSGKAAEKTPTKACDTEVYEKKIRLLEKQRKDVLEVNKQWDIQWNSMKSQFEQKITDLRQRLAESQKTVLELEAEREQRQRDYDKKLLLAKSKIENVQGEKECLNSETAELKQKVRYLQDQLLPLSKQREYQEKEIQRLNRALEEALNLHSPSSTQQPPGQGNFADAANNLKKQELLTQIAVLKEQVKIFEEDFRKERSDRERMNEEKEDLRRQVERLQGQITNLTNQLHQAQNECQRERTERCKLERLQMQHHKQVGTQGLEGWPIHFAPRMPNAAGATAAAAAAAAAAAAAAPPPARDFQPVTPGFPWQMSFPQPRGSRAVGESSRPPPENADQPAATAAPAATVFGKRERQNIDPGKH, via the exons ATGGAAGGTAAAGGACCATATCGCATCTACGATCCAGGTGGGAGCGAAGTCAAAGGCAGAGATGAGGCCGTAGGGGGGAGCAGCTATcgacagctgctggaggagaacAGCATGCTGAGGGAGAGGATGAAGGGACTTAAGAGCTTGG GCGATTTGCTGGAAGAGTCTCAATCAGAGGCATCTCGACTGCGGCAGCGAGTTGAGGAGCTGGTGAGAGACAATGAAGCCTTAAAGTCCTCCAGCTTTGCAGCCAGTTTGTGTGCAGGAGGGCCTGTTCCAACTGAGACGCAAAGTAAGCCCCACAGACTAGATG GCAAACTCTGTTTACACACCACTGCAGAGAAGGAGGAACAATCAAGCTGTTTAGGAAAGACACTTCAGCCTGAGAAGCCCACT GAGGCGTTATCTGAATTTGAGCGGGTCAAAACGGAGAGAAAAAATTCTGATGCTTTGATT GCCGGGTCCGTGGCAGGAGCAGTCCCCCTCATTCCCCAGGAGAATAATGAGCTTGCAAGTCAGCTGAAGAGACTAGAGAGTTCATTCAGTATATTTGCTGAGGAGTCCAACCCAAACCAGCTGTTAGCTCACCTTGGTCGCATGGCTGTGGAGTTTCACCATCTTTCCACAAAAGTCCAAAAGAATGAACAAAGGACCTCCCTCTTACAG ACTCTCTGTGAGCAGCTCAGACAGGAGAACAATGAGCttcgaaagaaaatggaagaagatcATCATATCAGGAATAGAGACTTGGAACAGCTGAG ACAGGAGAATCATAAGCTCAAGGAACTGGTCACAGGAGGACCGACAGTGGCATCAACTGTGCCACCGTCTGATACCGAGACTCCGGAGGCCAAAGATGAGCCGGTAAAGGAAGAATCTGCCACTGTCCGACTGAAGATGGAGGCCACCACGCCGCAGAAG AGTGgaaaagcagcagagaaaacCCCAACCAAAGCATGTGACACAGAAGTGTATGAAAAGAAGATCAGGCTTTTGGAGAAGCAGAGAAAGGAT GTTCTGGAGGTGAACAAGCAGTGGGACATTCAGTGGAACTCCATGAAGTCACAGTTTGAGCAAAAG ATCACAGACCTCAGACAACGACTGGCTGAGTCCCAAAAGACTGTGCTTGAGCTGGAGGCTGAGCGAGAGCAGAGGCAGCGTGACTACGacaagaagctgctgctggctAAGTCCAAGATTGAAAATGTACAG GGGGAGAAGGAGTGTTTAAACTCTGAGACGGCTGAGCTGAAGCAGAAGGTTCGCTACCTGCAGGATCAGCTCCTGCCCCTGAGCAAACAGAGAGAGTACCAGGAGAAGGAGATCCAACGCCTCAACAGG GCCTTGGAAGAAGCCTTAAACCTTCACTCTCCTTCATCCACACAACAACCTCCTGGCCAGGGCAACTTTGCAGATGCAGCCAATAACCTCAAAAAACAGGAACTACTCACTCAAATAGCTGTACTAAAAGAACAG GTAAAAATCTTTGAGGAGGATTTTAGAAAAGAAAGGAGTGACAGAGAGCGGATGAATGAAGAGAAAGAAGATTTGAGGCGGCAAGTTGAGAGACTCCAGGGTCAGATTACCAATTTGACTAATCAG cTTCATCAGGCACAAAACGAGTGTCAGAGAGAACGCACAGAGAGATGTAAGCTGGAGAGACTCCAGATGCAGCATCACAAACAG GTGGGAACGCAGGGTCTTGAGGGTTGGCCCATACACTTTGCTCCACGGATGCCCAATGCAGCAGGCgccacagctgctgcagcagcagcagcagcggcggcggcagcagcagcaccccCCCCTGCTCGAGACTTCCAGCCCGTTACTCCG GGTTTTCCTTGGCAGATGTCATTCCCTCAACCCCGAGGGTCCAGAGCAGTAGGAGAGAGTTCAAGACCACCACCAGAGAATGCAG ATCAGCCAGCAGCAACAGCGGCGCCAGCAGCGACAGTGTTTGGAAAAAGGGAGAGACAGAACATAGACCCTGGAAAGCACTAA
- the tnip1 gene encoding TNFAIP3-interacting protein 1 isoform X4 produces the protein MEGKGPYRIYDPGGSEVKGRDEAVGGSSYRQLLEENSMLRERMKGLKSLGDLLEESQSEASRLRQRVEELVRDNEALKSSSFAASLCAGGPVPTETQSKPHRLDGKLCLHTTAEKEEQSSCLGKTLQPEKPTAGSVAGAVPLIPQENNELASQLKRLESSFSIFAEESNPNQLLAHLGRMAVEFHHLSTKVQKNEQRTSLLQTLCEQLRQENNELRKKMEEDHHIRNRDLEQLRQENHKLKELVTGGPTVASTVPPSDTETPEAKDEPVKEESATVRLKMEATTPQKSGKAAEKTPTKACDTEVYEKKIRLLEKQRKDVLEVNKQWDIQWNSMKSQFEQKITDLRQRLAESQKTVLELEAEREQRQRDYDKKLLLAKSKIENVQGEKECLNSETAELKQKVRYLQDQLLPLSKQREYQEKEIQRLNRALEEALNLHSPSSTQQPPGQGNFADAANNLKKQELLTQIAVLKEQVKIFEEDFRKERSDRERMNEEKEDLRRQVERLQGQITNLTNQLHQAQNECQRERTERCKLERLQMQHHKQGQQQKRRTSDPTSGSVNGPLSPPYCGPFVQVGTQGLEGWPIHFAPRMPNAAGATAAAAAAAAAAAAAAPPPARDFQPVTPGFPWQMSFPQPRGSRAVGESSRPPPENADQPAATAAPAATVFGKRERQNIDPGKH, from the exons ATGGAAGGTAAAGGACCATATCGCATCTACGATCCAGGTGGGAGCGAAGTCAAAGGCAGAGATGAGGCCGTAGGGGGGAGCAGCTATcgacagctgctggaggagaacAGCATGCTGAGGGAGAGGATGAAGGGACTTAAGAGCTTGG GCGATTTGCTGGAAGAGTCTCAATCAGAGGCATCTCGACTGCGGCAGCGAGTTGAGGAGCTGGTGAGAGACAATGAAGCCTTAAAGTCCTCCAGCTTTGCAGCCAGTTTGTGTGCAGGAGGGCCTGTTCCAACTGAGACGCAAAGTAAGCCCCACAGACTAGATG GCAAACTCTGTTTACACACCACTGCAGAGAAGGAGGAACAATCAAGCTGTTTAGGAAAGACACTTCAGCCTGAGAAGCCCACT GCCGGGTCCGTGGCAGGAGCAGTCCCCCTCATTCCCCAGGAGAATAATGAGCTTGCAAGTCAGCTGAAGAGACTAGAGAGTTCATTCAGTATATTTGCTGAGGAGTCCAACCCAAACCAGCTGTTAGCTCACCTTGGTCGCATGGCTGTGGAGTTTCACCATCTTTCCACAAAAGTCCAAAAGAATGAACAAAGGACCTCCCTCTTACAG ACTCTCTGTGAGCAGCTCAGACAGGAGAACAATGAGCttcgaaagaaaatggaagaagatcATCATATCAGGAATAGAGACTTGGAACAGCTGAG ACAGGAGAATCATAAGCTCAAGGAACTGGTCACAGGAGGACCGACAGTGGCATCAACTGTGCCACCGTCTGATACCGAGACTCCGGAGGCCAAAGATGAGCCGGTAAAGGAAGAATCTGCCACTGTCCGACTGAAGATGGAGGCCACCACGCCGCAGAAG AGTGgaaaagcagcagagaaaacCCCAACCAAAGCATGTGACACAGAAGTGTATGAAAAGAAGATCAGGCTTTTGGAGAAGCAGAGAAAGGAT GTTCTGGAGGTGAACAAGCAGTGGGACATTCAGTGGAACTCCATGAAGTCACAGTTTGAGCAAAAG ATCACAGACCTCAGACAACGACTGGCTGAGTCCCAAAAGACTGTGCTTGAGCTGGAGGCTGAGCGAGAGCAGAGGCAGCGTGACTACGacaagaagctgctgctggctAAGTCCAAGATTGAAAATGTACAG GGGGAGAAGGAGTGTTTAAACTCTGAGACGGCTGAGCTGAAGCAGAAGGTTCGCTACCTGCAGGATCAGCTCCTGCCCCTGAGCAAACAGAGAGAGTACCAGGAGAAGGAGATCCAACGCCTCAACAGG GCCTTGGAAGAAGCCTTAAACCTTCACTCTCCTTCATCCACACAACAACCTCCTGGCCAGGGCAACTTTGCAGATGCAGCCAATAACCTCAAAAAACAGGAACTACTCACTCAAATAGCTGTACTAAAAGAACAG GTAAAAATCTTTGAGGAGGATTTTAGAAAAGAAAGGAGTGACAGAGAGCGGATGAATGAAGAGAAAGAAGATTTGAGGCGGCAAGTTGAGAGACTCCAGGGTCAGATTACCAATTTGACTAATCAG cTTCATCAGGCACAAAACGAGTGTCAGAGAGAACGCACAGAGAGATGTAAGCTGGAGAGACTCCAGATGCAGCATCACAAACAG GGGCAGCAGCAGAAAAGGCGTACATCAGACCCCACGTCAGGCTCAGTGAACGGCCCGCTGAGCCCCCCCTACTGTGGTCCCTTTGTGCAGGTGGGAACGCAGGGTCTTGAGGGTTGGCCCATACACTTTGCTCCACGGATGCCCAATGCAGCAGGCgccacagctgctgcagcagcagcagcagcggcggcggcagcagcagcaccccCCCCTGCTCGAGACTTCCAGCCCGTTACTCCG GGTTTTCCTTGGCAGATGTCATTCCCTCAACCCCGAGGGTCCAGAGCAGTAGGAGAGAGTTCAAGACCACCACCAGAGAATGCAG ATCAGCCAGCAGCAACAGCGGCGCCAGCAGCGACAGTGTTTGGAAAAAGGGAGAGACAGAACATAGACCCTGGAAAGCACTAA
- the tnip1 gene encoding TNFAIP3-interacting protein 1 isoform X3 translates to MEGKGPYRIYDPGGSEVKGRDEAVGGSSYRQLLEENSMLRERMKGLKSLGDLLEESQSEASRLRQRVEELVRDNEALKSSSFAASLCAGGPVPTETQSKLCLHTTAEKEEQSSCLGKTLQPEKPTEALSEFERVKTERKNSDALIAGSVAGAVPLIPQENNELASQLKRLESSFSIFAEESNPNQLLAHLGRMAVEFHHLSTKVQKNEQRTSLLQTLCEQLRQENNELRKKMEEDHHIRNRDLEQLRQENHKLKELVTGGPTVASTVPPSDTETPEAKDEPVKEESATVRLKMEATTPQKSGKAAEKTPTKACDTEVYEKKIRLLEKQRKDVLEVNKQWDIQWNSMKSQFEQKITDLRQRLAESQKTVLELEAEREQRQRDYDKKLLLAKSKIENVQGEKECLNSETAELKQKVRYLQDQLLPLSKQREYQEKEIQRLNRALEEALNLHSPSSTQQPPGQGNFADAANNLKKQELLTQIAVLKEQVKIFEEDFRKERSDRERMNEEKEDLRRQVERLQGQITNLTNQLHQAQNECQRERTERCKLERLQMQHHKQGQQQKRRTSDPTSGSVNGPLSPPYCGPFVQVGTQGLEGWPIHFAPRMPNAAGATAAAAAAAAAAAAAAPPPARDFQPVTPGFPWQMSFPQPRGSRAVGESSRPPPENADQPAATAAPAATVFGKRERQNIDPGKH, encoded by the exons ATGGAAGGTAAAGGACCATATCGCATCTACGATCCAGGTGGGAGCGAAGTCAAAGGCAGAGATGAGGCCGTAGGGGGGAGCAGCTATcgacagctgctggaggagaacAGCATGCTGAGGGAGAGGATGAAGGGACTTAAGAGCTTGG GCGATTTGCTGGAAGAGTCTCAATCAGAGGCATCTCGACTGCGGCAGCGAGTTGAGGAGCTGGTGAGAGACAATGAAGCCTTAAAGTCCTCCAGCTTTGCAGCCAGTTTGTGTGCAGGAGGGCCTGTTCCAACTGAGACGCAAA GCAAACTCTGTTTACACACCACTGCAGAGAAGGAGGAACAATCAAGCTGTTTAGGAAAGACACTTCAGCCTGAGAAGCCCACT GAGGCGTTATCTGAATTTGAGCGGGTCAAAACGGAGAGAAAAAATTCTGATGCTTTGATT GCCGGGTCCGTGGCAGGAGCAGTCCCCCTCATTCCCCAGGAGAATAATGAGCTTGCAAGTCAGCTGAAGAGACTAGAGAGTTCATTCAGTATATTTGCTGAGGAGTCCAACCCAAACCAGCTGTTAGCTCACCTTGGTCGCATGGCTGTGGAGTTTCACCATCTTTCCACAAAAGTCCAAAAGAATGAACAAAGGACCTCCCTCTTACAG ACTCTCTGTGAGCAGCTCAGACAGGAGAACAATGAGCttcgaaagaaaatggaagaagatcATCATATCAGGAATAGAGACTTGGAACAGCTGAG ACAGGAGAATCATAAGCTCAAGGAACTGGTCACAGGAGGACCGACAGTGGCATCAACTGTGCCACCGTCTGATACCGAGACTCCGGAGGCCAAAGATGAGCCGGTAAAGGAAGAATCTGCCACTGTCCGACTGAAGATGGAGGCCACCACGCCGCAGAAG AGTGgaaaagcagcagagaaaacCCCAACCAAAGCATGTGACACAGAAGTGTATGAAAAGAAGATCAGGCTTTTGGAGAAGCAGAGAAAGGAT GTTCTGGAGGTGAACAAGCAGTGGGACATTCAGTGGAACTCCATGAAGTCACAGTTTGAGCAAAAG ATCACAGACCTCAGACAACGACTGGCTGAGTCCCAAAAGACTGTGCTTGAGCTGGAGGCTGAGCGAGAGCAGAGGCAGCGTGACTACGacaagaagctgctgctggctAAGTCCAAGATTGAAAATGTACAG GGGGAGAAGGAGTGTTTAAACTCTGAGACGGCTGAGCTGAAGCAGAAGGTTCGCTACCTGCAGGATCAGCTCCTGCCCCTGAGCAAACAGAGAGAGTACCAGGAGAAGGAGATCCAACGCCTCAACAGG GCCTTGGAAGAAGCCTTAAACCTTCACTCTCCTTCATCCACACAACAACCTCCTGGCCAGGGCAACTTTGCAGATGCAGCCAATAACCTCAAAAAACAGGAACTACTCACTCAAATAGCTGTACTAAAAGAACAG GTAAAAATCTTTGAGGAGGATTTTAGAAAAGAAAGGAGTGACAGAGAGCGGATGAATGAAGAGAAAGAAGATTTGAGGCGGCAAGTTGAGAGACTCCAGGGTCAGATTACCAATTTGACTAATCAG cTTCATCAGGCACAAAACGAGTGTCAGAGAGAACGCACAGAGAGATGTAAGCTGGAGAGACTCCAGATGCAGCATCACAAACAG GGGCAGCAGCAGAAAAGGCGTACATCAGACCCCACGTCAGGCTCAGTGAACGGCCCGCTGAGCCCCCCCTACTGTGGTCCCTTTGTGCAGGTGGGAACGCAGGGTCTTGAGGGTTGGCCCATACACTTTGCTCCACGGATGCCCAATGCAGCAGGCgccacagctgctgcagcagcagcagcagcggcggcggcagcagcagcaccccCCCCTGCTCGAGACTTCCAGCCCGTTACTCCG GGTTTTCCTTGGCAGATGTCATTCCCTCAACCCCGAGGGTCCAGAGCAGTAGGAGAGAGTTCAAGACCACCACCAGAGAATGCAG ATCAGCCAGCAGCAACAGCGGCGCCAGCAGCGACAGTGTTTGGAAAAAGGGAGAGACAGAACATAGACCCTGGAAAGCACTAA
- the tnip1 gene encoding TNFAIP3-interacting protein 1 isoform X1, with amino-acid sequence MEGKGPYRIYDPGGSEVKGRDEAVGGSSYRQLLEENSMLRERMKGLKSLGDLLEESQSEASRLRQRVEELVRDNEALKSSSFAASLCAGGPVPTETQSKPHRLDGKLCLHTTAEKEEQSSCLGKTLQPEKPTEALSEFERVKTERKNSDALIAGSVAGAVPLIPQENNELASQLKRLESSFSIFAEESNPNQLLAHLGRMAVEFHHLSTKVQKNEQRTSLLQTLCEQLRQENNELRKKMEEDHHIRNRDLEQLRQENHKLKELVTGGPTVASTVPPSDTETPEAKDEPVKEESATVRLKMEATTPQKSGKAAEKTPTKACDTEVYEKKIRLLEKQRKDVLEVNKQWDIQWNSMKSQFEQKITDLRQRLAESQKTVLELEAEREQRQRDYDKKLLLAKSKIENVQGEKECLNSETAELKQKVRYLQDQLLPLSKQREYQEKEIQRLNRALEEALNLHSPSSTQQPPGQGNFADAANNLKKQELLTQIAVLKEQVKIFEEDFRKERSDRERMNEEKEDLRRQVERLQGQITNLTNQLHQAQNECQRERTERCKLERLQMQHHKQGQQQKRRTSDPTSGSVNGPLSPPYCGPFVQVGTQGLEGWPIHFAPRMPNAAGATAAAAAAAAAAAAAAPPPARDFQPVTPGFPWQMSFPQPRGSRAVGESSRPPPENADQPAATAAPAATVFGKRERQNIDPGKH; translated from the exons ATGGAAGGTAAAGGACCATATCGCATCTACGATCCAGGTGGGAGCGAAGTCAAAGGCAGAGATGAGGCCGTAGGGGGGAGCAGCTATcgacagctgctggaggagaacAGCATGCTGAGGGAGAGGATGAAGGGACTTAAGAGCTTGG GCGATTTGCTGGAAGAGTCTCAATCAGAGGCATCTCGACTGCGGCAGCGAGTTGAGGAGCTGGTGAGAGACAATGAAGCCTTAAAGTCCTCCAGCTTTGCAGCCAGTTTGTGTGCAGGAGGGCCTGTTCCAACTGAGACGCAAAGTAAGCCCCACAGACTAGATG GCAAACTCTGTTTACACACCACTGCAGAGAAGGAGGAACAATCAAGCTGTTTAGGAAAGACACTTCAGCCTGAGAAGCCCACT GAGGCGTTATCTGAATTTGAGCGGGTCAAAACGGAGAGAAAAAATTCTGATGCTTTGATT GCCGGGTCCGTGGCAGGAGCAGTCCCCCTCATTCCCCAGGAGAATAATGAGCTTGCAAGTCAGCTGAAGAGACTAGAGAGTTCATTCAGTATATTTGCTGAGGAGTCCAACCCAAACCAGCTGTTAGCTCACCTTGGTCGCATGGCTGTGGAGTTTCACCATCTTTCCACAAAAGTCCAAAAGAATGAACAAAGGACCTCCCTCTTACAG ACTCTCTGTGAGCAGCTCAGACAGGAGAACAATGAGCttcgaaagaaaatggaagaagatcATCATATCAGGAATAGAGACTTGGAACAGCTGAG ACAGGAGAATCATAAGCTCAAGGAACTGGTCACAGGAGGACCGACAGTGGCATCAACTGTGCCACCGTCTGATACCGAGACTCCGGAGGCCAAAGATGAGCCGGTAAAGGAAGAATCTGCCACTGTCCGACTGAAGATGGAGGCCACCACGCCGCAGAAG AGTGgaaaagcagcagagaaaacCCCAACCAAAGCATGTGACACAGAAGTGTATGAAAAGAAGATCAGGCTTTTGGAGAAGCAGAGAAAGGAT GTTCTGGAGGTGAACAAGCAGTGGGACATTCAGTGGAACTCCATGAAGTCACAGTTTGAGCAAAAG ATCACAGACCTCAGACAACGACTGGCTGAGTCCCAAAAGACTGTGCTTGAGCTGGAGGCTGAGCGAGAGCAGAGGCAGCGTGACTACGacaagaagctgctgctggctAAGTCCAAGATTGAAAATGTACAG GGGGAGAAGGAGTGTTTAAACTCTGAGACGGCTGAGCTGAAGCAGAAGGTTCGCTACCTGCAGGATCAGCTCCTGCCCCTGAGCAAACAGAGAGAGTACCAGGAGAAGGAGATCCAACGCCTCAACAGG GCCTTGGAAGAAGCCTTAAACCTTCACTCTCCTTCATCCACACAACAACCTCCTGGCCAGGGCAACTTTGCAGATGCAGCCAATAACCTCAAAAAACAGGAACTACTCACTCAAATAGCTGTACTAAAAGAACAG GTAAAAATCTTTGAGGAGGATTTTAGAAAAGAAAGGAGTGACAGAGAGCGGATGAATGAAGAGAAAGAAGATTTGAGGCGGCAAGTTGAGAGACTCCAGGGTCAGATTACCAATTTGACTAATCAG cTTCATCAGGCACAAAACGAGTGTCAGAGAGAACGCACAGAGAGATGTAAGCTGGAGAGACTCCAGATGCAGCATCACAAACAG GGGCAGCAGCAGAAAAGGCGTACATCAGACCCCACGTCAGGCTCAGTGAACGGCCCGCTGAGCCCCCCCTACTGTGGTCCCTTTGTGCAGGTGGGAACGCAGGGTCTTGAGGGTTGGCCCATACACTTTGCTCCACGGATGCCCAATGCAGCAGGCgccacagctgctgcagcagcagcagcagcggcggcggcagcagcagcaccccCCCCTGCTCGAGACTTCCAGCCCGTTACTCCG GGTTTTCCTTGGCAGATGTCATTCCCTCAACCCCGAGGGTCCAGAGCAGTAGGAGAGAGTTCAAGACCACCACCAGAGAATGCAG ATCAGCCAGCAGCAACAGCGGCGCCAGCAGCGACAGTGTTTGGAAAAAGGGAGAGACAGAACATAGACCCTGGAAAGCACTAA
- the tnip1 gene encoding TNFAIP3-interacting protein 1 isoform X5 produces MEGKGPYRIYDPGGSEVKGRDEAVGGSSYRQLLEENSMLRERMKGLKSLGDLLEESQSEASRLRQRVEELVRDNEALKSSSFAASLCAGGPVPTETQSKLCLHTTAEKEEQSSCLGKTLQPEKPTAGSVAGAVPLIPQENNELASQLKRLESSFSIFAEESNPNQLLAHLGRMAVEFHHLSTKVQKNEQRTSLLQTLCEQLRQENNELRKKMEEDHHIRNRDLEQLRQENHKLKELVTGGPTVASTVPPSDTETPEAKDEPVKEESATVRLKMEATTPQKSGKAAEKTPTKACDTEVYEKKIRLLEKQRKDVLEVNKQWDIQWNSMKSQFEQKITDLRQRLAESQKTVLELEAEREQRQRDYDKKLLLAKSKIENVQGEKECLNSETAELKQKVRYLQDQLLPLSKQREYQEKEIQRLNRALEEALNLHSPSSTQQPPGQGNFADAANNLKKQELLTQIAVLKEQVKIFEEDFRKERSDRERMNEEKEDLRRQVERLQGQITNLTNQLHQAQNECQRERTERCKLERLQMQHHKQGQQQKRRTSDPTSGSVNGPLSPPYCGPFVQVGTQGLEGWPIHFAPRMPNAAGATAAAAAAAAAAAAAAPPPARDFQPVTPGFPWQMSFPQPRGSRAVGESSRPPPENADQPAATAAPAATVFGKRERQNIDPGKH; encoded by the exons ATGGAAGGTAAAGGACCATATCGCATCTACGATCCAGGTGGGAGCGAAGTCAAAGGCAGAGATGAGGCCGTAGGGGGGAGCAGCTATcgacagctgctggaggagaacAGCATGCTGAGGGAGAGGATGAAGGGACTTAAGAGCTTGG GCGATTTGCTGGAAGAGTCTCAATCAGAGGCATCTCGACTGCGGCAGCGAGTTGAGGAGCTGGTGAGAGACAATGAAGCCTTAAAGTCCTCCAGCTTTGCAGCCAGTTTGTGTGCAGGAGGGCCTGTTCCAACTGAGACGCAAA GCAAACTCTGTTTACACACCACTGCAGAGAAGGAGGAACAATCAAGCTGTTTAGGAAAGACACTTCAGCCTGAGAAGCCCACT GCCGGGTCCGTGGCAGGAGCAGTCCCCCTCATTCCCCAGGAGAATAATGAGCTTGCAAGTCAGCTGAAGAGACTAGAGAGTTCATTCAGTATATTTGCTGAGGAGTCCAACCCAAACCAGCTGTTAGCTCACCTTGGTCGCATGGCTGTGGAGTTTCACCATCTTTCCACAAAAGTCCAAAAGAATGAACAAAGGACCTCCCTCTTACAG ACTCTCTGTGAGCAGCTCAGACAGGAGAACAATGAGCttcgaaagaaaatggaagaagatcATCATATCAGGAATAGAGACTTGGAACAGCTGAG ACAGGAGAATCATAAGCTCAAGGAACTGGTCACAGGAGGACCGACAGTGGCATCAACTGTGCCACCGTCTGATACCGAGACTCCGGAGGCCAAAGATGAGCCGGTAAAGGAAGAATCTGCCACTGTCCGACTGAAGATGGAGGCCACCACGCCGCAGAAG AGTGgaaaagcagcagagaaaacCCCAACCAAAGCATGTGACACAGAAGTGTATGAAAAGAAGATCAGGCTTTTGGAGAAGCAGAGAAAGGAT GTTCTGGAGGTGAACAAGCAGTGGGACATTCAGTGGAACTCCATGAAGTCACAGTTTGAGCAAAAG ATCACAGACCTCAGACAACGACTGGCTGAGTCCCAAAAGACTGTGCTTGAGCTGGAGGCTGAGCGAGAGCAGAGGCAGCGTGACTACGacaagaagctgctgctggctAAGTCCAAGATTGAAAATGTACAG GGGGAGAAGGAGTGTTTAAACTCTGAGACGGCTGAGCTGAAGCAGAAGGTTCGCTACCTGCAGGATCAGCTCCTGCCCCTGAGCAAACAGAGAGAGTACCAGGAGAAGGAGATCCAACGCCTCAACAGG GCCTTGGAAGAAGCCTTAAACCTTCACTCTCCTTCATCCACACAACAACCTCCTGGCCAGGGCAACTTTGCAGATGCAGCCAATAACCTCAAAAAACAGGAACTACTCACTCAAATAGCTGTACTAAAAGAACAG GTAAAAATCTTTGAGGAGGATTTTAGAAAAGAAAGGAGTGACAGAGAGCGGATGAATGAAGAGAAAGAAGATTTGAGGCGGCAAGTTGAGAGACTCCAGGGTCAGATTACCAATTTGACTAATCAG cTTCATCAGGCACAAAACGAGTGTCAGAGAGAACGCACAGAGAGATGTAAGCTGGAGAGACTCCAGATGCAGCATCACAAACAG GGGCAGCAGCAGAAAAGGCGTACATCAGACCCCACGTCAGGCTCAGTGAACGGCCCGCTGAGCCCCCCCTACTGTGGTCCCTTTGTGCAGGTGGGAACGCAGGGTCTTGAGGGTTGGCCCATACACTTTGCTCCACGGATGCCCAATGCAGCAGGCgccacagctgctgcagcagcagcagcagcggcggcggcagcagcagcaccccCCCCTGCTCGAGACTTCCAGCCCGTTACTCCG GGTTTTCCTTGGCAGATGTCATTCCCTCAACCCCGAGGGTCCAGAGCAGTAGGAGAGAGTTCAAGACCACCACCAGAGAATGCAG ATCAGCCAGCAGCAACAGCGGCGCCAGCAGCGACAGTGTTTGGAAAAAGGGAGAGACAGAACATAGACCCTGGAAAGCACTAA